A genomic window from Microvirga sp. TS319 includes:
- a CDS encoding NAD(P)/FAD-dependent oxidoreductase, which yields MTVGTPKVVIVGAGFGGLTAAQSLARAPVDVTIIDRHNYHYFQPLLYQVATAALSPADIAWPIRSIARRQKNATVLMAEVTGIDVGARLVHAGSVTIPYDILVLATGATHSYFGHPEWAAAAPGLKQIEDATRIRRKILQAFEKAELTGAPDEQRRLLSFVVVGGGPTGVEMAGAIAEVAHHALTAEFRHIDPHAARIVLVEAGPRLLPTFPENLSAYAQRSLQRMGVEVMTSTRVTNCDDRGVDLEGTRLGAGTIVWAAGVVASPAGAWLDAERDRAGRVKVGPDLSVPGHPEIFVIGDTAEVMDETGRLVPGIAPAAKQMGRHVADVIIARVSGRAPPGPFRYRHQGDLATIGRKAAVVKLDRVHLKGFIGWLFWGFAHIYFLIGLRNRAVVAFSWLWNYLTYQRGARLIVGGSEAEDAAQAEKVQPQDSSVEMSREPPGRSQAASSGADWR from the coding sequence ATGACAGTCGGCACGCCTAAGGTTGTGATCGTCGGTGCAGGCTTCGGAGGGTTGACGGCGGCTCAATCCCTGGCGCGCGCGCCCGTCGACGTGACGATCATCGACCGCCACAATTACCATTACTTCCAGCCCCTGCTTTATCAGGTCGCGACGGCCGCCCTGTCTCCCGCAGACATCGCCTGGCCGATCCGCAGCATCGCCAGACGCCAGAAGAACGCGACCGTGCTGATGGCGGAGGTGACCGGCATCGATGTCGGCGCCCGGCTCGTCCATGCCGGATCCGTGACCATTCCCTACGACATTCTCGTCCTCGCGACCGGCGCCACGCATTCCTATTTCGGTCACCCGGAATGGGCTGCCGCCGCTCCGGGACTGAAGCAGATCGAGGACGCGACGAGGATTCGGCGCAAGATCCTGCAGGCCTTCGAGAAGGCGGAGCTGACCGGCGCCCCCGACGAGCAGCGGCGGCTGCTTTCCTTCGTCGTGGTCGGCGGCGGCCCCACGGGCGTCGAGATGGCCGGAGCCATCGCGGAAGTGGCGCATCATGCGCTGACCGCCGAGTTCCGCCACATCGATCCGCACGCCGCCCGCATCGTCCTGGTCGAGGCCGGGCCACGGCTGCTGCCCACCTTTCCGGAGAACCTGTCGGCCTACGCTCAACGATCCCTCCAGAGGATGGGCGTGGAGGTGATGACCTCCACCCGGGTGACGAATTGCGACGATCGCGGCGTGGACCTTGAGGGAACGCGGCTTGGGGCCGGCACCATCGTGTGGGCCGCGGGCGTGGTCGCCTCTCCGGCGGGGGCGTGGCTCGATGCCGAACGGGACCGGGCCGGACGAGTCAAGGTCGGTCCGGATCTATCGGTTCCAGGCCACCCCGAGATCTTCGTGATCGGTGACACCGCGGAGGTCATGGACGAAACCGGGCGGCTCGTGCCCGGCATAGCCCCGGCCGCCAAGCAGATGGGCCGCCATGTGGCCGATGTGATCATAGCGAGAGTTTCGGGCCGGGCGCCGCCGGGCCCGTTCCGTTATCGGCATCAGGGCGACCTTGCCACCATCGGGCGAAAGGCGGCGGTGGTGAAGCTCGACCGTGTCCACCTGAAGGGCTTTATCGGCTGGCTCTTCTGGGGCTTCGCACACATCTACTTCCTCATCGGCCTGCGCAACCGTGCCGTGGTCGCGTTCAGCTGGCTCTGGAACTACCTGACCTATCAGCGAGGAGCGCGCCTCATCGTGGGCGGCTCCGAGGCTGAGGATGCGGCCCAGGCGGAAAAGGTGCAGCCCCAGGATTCATCGGTCGAAATGAGCCGGGAGCCACCAGGCCGAAGTCAGGCAGCCTCTTCAGGGGCCGACTGGCGATAA
- a CDS encoding diguanylate cyclase: MKRLFAKFYLQLSAGVIVLGILAVSAHTLWSDRLDTWRQAEQSSQNLLTALARDLAGNMGLLDLTLRGVMQDLNDGRLHDLPPELRHHMLFDRASTVGYLGSLLILDEAGDVVADAGAIVSRSANFSDRDYFLVHRQRPDVGLYVSHPFRSRLRHGDLSIAISRRLSHPDGRFAGVVMGAVSLSKIHQLFQDLRLGWDGTINLFRDDGILLMRKPFDEGQIGQDFGGSPYVQELLQGQSATFESVSPIDGIRRVISFGQLGGLPLVLTVALSVDEVFAAWTRKALIMSLMTGLLCLAVVGLTALFRSELNRRKTAETKLRRLARTDDLTGLPNRRAFREAFEREWRHAVRTKSSLALLYVDADFFKDFNDRYGHNQGDEVLRAIACTVDANIRRPRDMAARHGGEEFAVILPETDLAGARGIGENIRQAVETLGLVHANSPYRLVTVSIGVAAVRPLRGSTREALLEAADQALYGAKAAGRNCVRETHAGTAESEDIAFPYADAR; the protein is encoded by the coding sequence ATGAAACGCCTCTTTGCAAAATTCTACCTCCAACTGAGCGCAGGCGTCATCGTTCTGGGCATCCTGGCGGTTTCGGCCCATACCCTCTGGAGCGACCGTCTCGACACGTGGCGCCAGGCGGAGCAGTCTTCGCAGAACCTTCTGACCGCACTGGCACGGGACCTCGCCGGCAATATGGGGCTCCTCGACCTGACCCTCCGGGGCGTGATGCAGGATCTGAACGACGGACGGCTGCACGATCTTCCCCCCGAACTTCGGCACCACATGCTGTTCGACCGGGCTTCCACGGTCGGCTACCTGGGATCTCTGCTGATATTGGATGAGGCCGGCGATGTGGTTGCGGATGCAGGAGCCATCGTTTCGCGCTCCGCCAATTTCAGCGACCGTGACTATTTCCTGGTCCATCGACAGCGTCCGGATGTGGGATTGTACGTCAGTCACCCCTTCAGGAGCAGGCTGCGCCATGGCGACCTGAGCATTGCGATCTCGCGGCGCCTCTCCCATCCGGACGGCCGTTTCGCCGGTGTGGTGATGGGAGCCGTGTCGCTCAGCAAGATTCATCAGCTTTTCCAGGATCTGAGACTGGGCTGGGACGGCACCATCAACCTCTTCCGCGACGACGGAATCCTGCTGATGCGAAAGCCCTTCGACGAAGGCCAGATCGGTCAGGATTTCGGCGGCTCTCCCTATGTCCAGGAACTCCTTCAGGGACAATCCGCCACCTTCGAGTCGGTCTCGCCGATCGATGGAATTCGCCGGGTCATCTCATTCGGACAGCTCGGCGGGTTGCCGCTCGTCCTGACCGTCGCTCTCTCTGTCGACGAGGTCTTTGCGGCCTGGACCCGGAAGGCTCTCATCATGAGCCTCATGACGGGCTTGCTGTGCCTGGCGGTCGTGGGCCTGACGGCTCTGTTCCGAAGCGAGTTGAACCGCCGCAAAACGGCCGAGACCAAGCTGAGGCGGCTTGCCCGAACCGACGACCTGACCGGCCTGCCCAACCGCCGCGCCTTCCGCGAGGCGTTCGAGCGTGAGTGGCGGCATGCGGTCCGTACCAAGTCGTCGCTGGCGCTGCTTTACGTCGATGCCGACTTCTTCAAGGATTTCAACGATCGGTATGGTCACAACCAAGGCGACGAGGTTCTCCGGGCAATCGCCTGCACCGTGGATGCCAATATCCGGCGTCCCCGCGACATGGCGGCCCGTCATGGCGGAGAGGAGTTCGCGGTGATTCTCCCGGAGACCGATCTGGCCGGAGCCCGGGGCATCGGCGAGAATATTCGCCAGGCCGTCGAGACACTCGGTCTCGTTCACGCGAACAGCCCTTACCGTCTTGTGACGGTCAGCATCGGCGTGGCGGCGGTTCGGCCGCTGCGGGGCAGCACACGAGAAGCGCTTCTCGAAGCCGCGGATCAGGCCCTTTACGGCGCCAAAGCGGCTGGCCGAAACTGCGTCCGCGAGACACACGCGGGTACGGCCGAATCCGAAGACATCGCCTTTCCCTATGCCGATGCCCGATAA